A single genomic interval of Halichondria panicea chromosome 2, odHalPani1.1, whole genome shotgun sequence harbors:
- the LOC135332035 gene encoding TNF receptor-associated factor 4-like: protein MRRRQKTRTRMSTSRSQDNPTDLKSQSYSHQDGFEISFVEQPPKELPLKCSICLELLTDPCILDCDCGNNFCKVCIEKVKKNGYPCPLCQQKFTTILPNKQLQRTLNGLMIHCPHRADGCSWMDELSKLKKHINQMPSNETRLEGCGRTDVLCQYCKKFISRQYIPTHETKTCPKKPYTCQYCGLSSVLDDIREKHWLVCLHFPVPCPYECGKRLQRQSLELHMEKKCLLTPLQCGFRYAGCEVELPRQDMANHLRDSIVDHMTLMSLKHREDRKEVSALKEECADLKEENKRLQSQLAVVNSETQNLKFKVVKLEMQLDHQASAVVPPVQSSPRAPLVVPPVQPPSSKVPPVKLVVTDVKQLRLLRDDWTFEPFYSRGGYKMVLNVYPYGNQCGSGTHLSVFIRLVQGEYDQQLQWPFLGKVTVTLVDQRLGRHKTETLYYHSWSNCGARRFNTLTNAHGWDTFIEHKYLPPNYLKNDCLVFRIDDIKYTTSSDENWLF from the coding sequence ATGAGACGTAGACAGAAAACTAGGACTAGGATGAGTACGAGTAGGAGTCAAGACAATCCTACTGATCTGAAGAGCCAATCATACAGTCACCAGGATGGATTTGAGATCTCCTTTGTGGAACAGCCTCCGAAAGAGCTACCACTAAAGTGCTCTATTTGCCTGGAGCTTCTCACTGACCCCTGTATCCTTGACTGTGACTGTGGGAACAACTTCTGTAAAGTGTGTATTGAGAAGGTCAAGAAGAACGGCTATCCTTGTCCCCTATGCCAGCAGAAATTTACGACCATCCTCCCCAACAAGCAGCTACAGCGCACCCTCAATGGGCTAATGATCCACTGTCCCCACAGGGCGGATGGCTGCTCCTGGATGGACGAACTTAGCAAGCTCAAGAAGCACATCAATCAAATGCCATCCAACGAGACAAGACTAGAAGGCTGTGGGCGCACTGATGTGTTGTGTCAATACTGCAAGAAGTTCATTTCTCGTCAATACATCCCTACACACGAAACTAAGACATGTCCCAAGAAGCCGTACACTTGTCAGTATTGTGGTCTCTCCTCTGTCCTCGATGACATCAGAGAAAAGCACTGGCTCGTCTGCCTCCATTTCCCTGTCCCCTGTCCATACGAGTGTGGGAAGAGACTCCAACGCCAGAGCCTTGAGCTTCATATGGAGAAAAAATGTTTGCTGACCCCTCTACAGTGCGGGTTCCGATATGCTGGTTGTGAGGTAGAGCTACCTCGGCAAGACATGGCCAATCATCTGAGGGATAGCATCgtggatcacatgactttgATGTCCCTCAAACACAGGGAGGACAGAAAGGAAGTTAGTGCATTGAAGGAAGAATGTGCTGATTTGAAGGAAGAGAACAAACGTTTGCAGTCTCAATTGGCTGTTGTTAATAGTGAAACTCAAAACTTGAAATTTAAAGTGGTAAAATTGGAGATGCAATTGGATCACCAAGCTAGTGCTGTTGTTCCCCCTGTACAATCGTCGCCTCGGGCACCCCTAGTTGTCCCCCCTGTACAACCACCTTCTTCTAAAGTACCTCCAGTGAAACTTGTGGTTACTGACGTGAAACAACTCAGACTCCTGAGAGATGACTGGACTTTTGAGCCATTTTACTCGAGAGGTGGCTACAAGATGGTATTGAATGTTTATCCGTATGGTAATCAATGTGGCTCTGGTACTCATCTTTCTGTGTTCATCCGTCTCGTCCAAGGAGAGTATGATCAGCAACTGCAGTGGCCTTTCCTTGGGAAAGTAACAGTCACACTAGTGGATCAGAGACTGGGAAGACACAAAACAGAGACATTGTACTACCATAGTTGGAGTAACTGTGGTGCACGAaggttcaacactcttactaaTGCACATGGATGGGACACGTTCATTGAGCATAAGTACCTCCCTCCCAACTATTTGAAAAACGATTGCCTTGTGTTCCGTATTGACGATATCAAGTACACGACATCAAGCGATGAGAACTGGTTATTTTGA
- the LOC135332034 gene encoding TNF receptor-associated factor 6-like, which produces MSTSQETLNPTDLKSQSYSHRDGFEISFVEPPKELPLKCSICLELLTDPCILDCDCGSNFCKVCIEKVKKNHYPCPLCQQQFTTIFPNKQLQRTLNGLMIHCPHRAGGCSWMDELGKLKQHLNRMPSSETRLEGCGHTDVLCQYCKKYILRKDILTHETETCPKKPYTCQYCSHPSVLDDIRENHWLVCPQLPVPCPYECGERPQRQGLELHVNKKCLLAPVLCDFRYAGCEVELSRRDMANHLRDSIADHMTLMSLKHREEVSSLKEENQLVKQECADLKASFEAEVRLLKIESEQKMNNSLADVRKDCYISLQCNLDDRVEELVCQMDDLKAEIQSETSQAAASCVQPSLCRVPPVEIVVTNVKHLRQQRDNWTSEPFYSRGGYKMVLKVLPYGDQDGCGTHLSVYIYIIKGEYDHQLKWPFLGQVSITLVDQRLERHKTNVMAVTRENSDNIARRYNNTLTGGLGYPTFIEYKYLSPNYLKDDCLVFRIDDIKYMYNW; this is translated from the coding sequence ATGAGTACCAGTCAAGAAACCCTTAACCCTACTGATCTGAAGAGCCAATCATACAGTCATCGCGATGGATTTGAGATCTCCTTTGTGGAACCCCCGAAAGAGCTGCCACTAAAGTGCTCTATTTGCCTGGAGCTTCTCACTGACCCCTGTATCCTTGACTGTGACTGTGGGAGCAACTTCTGTAAAGTGTGTATTGAGAAGGTCAAGAAGAACCACTATCCTTGTCCTCTATGCCAGCAGCAATTTACGACTATTTTCCCCAACAAGCAGCTACAGCGCACCCTCAATGGACTAATGATCCACTGTCCCCACAGGGCGGGTGGCTGCTCCTGGATGGACGAACTTGGCAAGCTCAAGCAGCACCTCAATCGAATGCCATCCAGCGAGACAAGACTAGAAGGCTGTGGGCACACTGATGTGTTGTGTCAGTACTGCAAGAAGTACATTCTTCGTAAAGACATCCTTACACACGAAACTGAGACATGTCCGAAAAAACCGTACACTTGTCAGTATTGTAGCCACCCCTCTGTCCTCGATGACATCAGAGAGAACCACTGGCTCGTTTGCCCCCAGCTCCCTGTCCCCTGTCCATACGAGTGTGGGGAGAGGCCCCAACGTCAGGGCCTCGAGCTTCATGTGAACAAAAAATGTTTGCTGGCCCCTGTTCTGTGCGATTTCCGGTACGCTGGTTGTGAGGTGGAGCTATCTCGACGAGACATGGCCAATCATCTGAGGGATAGCATCGCAGATCACATGACCTTGATGTCCCTCAAACACAGGGAGGAAGTTAGCTCATTGAAGGAGGAGAACCAACTTGTAAAGCAAGAATGTGCTGATTTGAAGGCCAGTTTTGAGGCTGAAGTTCGGTTGCTGAAGATTGAGAGTGAACAGAAGATGAATAATAGCCTCGCAGATGTGAGAAAAGATTGTTACATCAGTTTACAGTGTAATCTCGATGACCGCGTTGAAGAATTGGTGTGTCAAATGGATGACCTCAAGGCAGAGATACAGTCAGAGACGTCCCAAGCTGCCGCCTCATGTGTTCAGCCTTCACTGTGTAGAGTACCTCCTGTGGAAATTGTGGTTACAAACGTGAAACATCTCAGACAGCAAAGAGATAACTGGACTTCTGAACCATTTTACTCGAGAGGTGGCTACAAGATGGTGTTGAAGGTTCTCCCGTATGGTGATCAAGATGGCTGTGGTACTCATCTTTCTGTGTACATCTATATAATCAAAGGAGAGTACGACCATCAGTTGAAGTGGCCTTTTTTGGGGCAAGTATCTATCACACTAGTGGATCAGAGACTGGAAAGACATAAAACGAATGTAATGGCCGTCACCCGTGAGAACAGTGATAATATTGCACGAAGATACAACAACACTCTTACTGGTGGATTGGGATACCCCACATTCATTGAGTATAAGTACCTTTCCCCGAACTATTTAAAAGACGATTGCCTTGTGTTCCGTATTGACGAtatcaaatacatgtacaactggtGA
- the LOC135332031 gene encoding TNF receptor-associated factor 4-like — MSSLTSSSYHHDGLQISFVKQPSRELQLECSICLQLLTDPSVSCDCGSSFCNPCIESVKRRQNPCPLCNQLFTTILPNKQLQRTLNGLTIHCPHRADGCSWMDELSKLKQHLNRMPSGETRLEGCGHTDVLCQYCKKFILRKDILTHETETCPKKPYACQYCGHSSIFDDVRENHWLVCPKLSVPCPYKCGERPQRQGLEIHVNKKCLLVPVLCDFRYAGCEVELSRRDMANHLRYSIADHMTLMSLKHREEVSSLKEENQLVKQECADLKASFEAEVLFLKIESERKLNNSLADVRGDSNNSVQFDQKSDTPSEPPQTTVVCVQPSLLVELLVTRMKQLRRRRVEWTSEPFYSRGGYTMVLGVYPYGNQGGYGTHLSVYIYIIQGEYDQQLNWPFLGTVTITLVDQRLGRNRMDTLCYTRDNSQDGARRYNSTLTNGWGWEKFIELNYLSSYYLKDNCLVFQINDIQYKYNW, encoded by the coding sequence ATGAGTAGTCTAACCAGCAGCTCATATCATCACGATGGATTGCAGATctcctttgtgaagcagcctTCTCGAGAGCTCCAGCTAGAGTGTTCTATTTGCCTGCAACTGCTCACCGACCCATCTGTCAGCTGTGACTGTGGGAGCAGCTTCTGTAATCCATGCATTGAGTCTGTCAAGAGAAGACAAAATCCTTGTCCCCTGTGCAACCAACTATTTACCACTATTCTCCCCAACAAGCAGCTACAGCGCACCCTCAATGGGCTAACGATCCACTGTCCCCACAGGGCGGATGGCTGCTCCTGGATGGACGAACTTAGCAAGCTCAAGCAGCACCTCAATCGAATGCCATCTGGCGAGACAAGACTAGAAGGCTGTGGGCACACCGATGTGTTGTGTCAGTACTGCAAGAAGTTCATTCTTCGTAAAGACATCCTTACACACGAAACTGAGACATGTCCGAAGAAACCGTACGCTTGTCAGTATTGCGGCCATTCGTCCATCTTCGATGACGTCAGAGAGAACCACTGGCTCGTCTGCCCCAAGCTCTCTGTCCCCTGTCCATACAAATGTGGGGAGAGGCCCCAACGTCAGGGCTTGGAGATTCACGTAAACAAAAAATGTTTGCTGGTCCCTGTTCTGTGTGATTTCCGGTACGCTGGTTGTGAGGTGGAGCTATCTCGACGAGACATGGCCAATCATCTGAGATATAGCATCGCGGATCACATGACCTTGATGTCCCTCAAACACAGAGAGGAAGTTAGCTCATTGAAGGAAGAGAACCAACTTGTAAAGCAAGAATGTGCTGATTTGAAGGCCAGTTTTGAGGCTGAAGTTCTGTTTCTGAAGATCGAGAGTGAACGGAAGTTGAATAATAGCCTCGCAGATGTGAGAGGTGATAGCAACAACAGTGTACAGTTTGATCAGAAATCAGACACTCCATCAGAGCCTCCCCAAACTACCGTCGTGTGTGTCCAACCTTCACTGCTTGTGGAACTACTGGTCACTCGCATGAAGCAACTCAGGCGCCGACGTGTTGAGTGGACTTCTGAACCATTTTACTCGAGAGGCGGCTACACGATGGTGCTGGGTGTGTACCCATATGGTAATCAAGGTGGCTATGGTACTCATCTTTCTGTGTACATCTACATCATCCAAGGAGAGTATGACCAGCAACTAAACTGGCCCTTCCTCGGCACGGTGACTATCACACTAGTGGACCAGAGACTGGGAAGAAACAGAATGGATACCTTGTGCTACACTCGTGACAATAGTCAAGATGGAGCACGGAGATACAACAGCACCCTCACCAATGGATGGGGATGGGAGAAGTTCATTGAATTGAATTACCTTTCTTCGTACTATTTGAAGGACAATTGTCTTGTGTTCCAAATTAACGATATACAATACAAGTACAACTGGTGA